A window of Lysobacter terrestris contains these coding sequences:
- a CDS encoding TonB-dependent receptor produces the protein MSSKPLHARQLSRHALAVAIALLLPAHAALAQEAATPAEKAATLDAVQVTAQRKVENIQDVPVSVSTVSGEKLDALASGGTDVRFLSGRVPSLNIESSFGRAFPRFYIRGYGNTDFRLNTSQPVSLVYDDVVQENPILKGFPVFDVDQVEVLRGPQGSLFGRNSPAGVVKFGSVRPSQDLGGYGKVGYGSDDMWNFEGAIGGGLTENWSARASVLFQRRDNWVENTYPGPNDGFEGYDESAARLQALYEGDGFEALFNVHGRHLNSTARLFRANIIKPGTNDLVDGFDEDKVALDGLNYTDLDSQGASARLTWDLGSYKLHSITGYESVETYSRGDIDGGNGFDNAFLGTVGEPGFIPFASETADGIPEHSQWTQEFRIESNTGTAFDWQAGLFYFSEDYDVESFSYDSTNGGIEDGYERVNQTNDSWAVFGAATWQATDALELRAGMRYTVDKKELDVEEYYANGYAPCIGPILGDPTTGPKRCTMADLIALEPDGDLSASPEDKKFSWDLSGTYALNDDVNLYARVATGYRGSSIQAASAFNFKSVAEPETSTSYEIGIKADFWDKRARVNAGVFYYEVKDQQLTAVGGSSNANVLINAEKSVGQGFELDFQAYLTDSLLVTLGSSYNDTEIKDDDLSVSVCAQCTVTDPRDASGKALIDGNPLPQAPEWTHNVTARWGTPMGEGGEFYVFTDWAYRSEVNFFLYESKEFTGQSLVEGGLRVGYSWNYGKYDLAVFGRNITDEVKVVGGIDFNNLTGFINEPRTVGVEFKASF, from the coding sequence ATGTCCTCCAAGCCGCTGCACGCTCGTCAGCTGTCCCGCCACGCCCTGGCCGTCGCCATCGCCCTGCTGCTGCCGGCGCACGCCGCACTGGCGCAGGAAGCCGCCACGCCCGCCGAGAAGGCCGCCACGCTCGATGCCGTGCAGGTCACCGCGCAGCGCAAGGTCGAGAACATCCAGGACGTGCCCGTGTCCGTCAGCACCGTGAGCGGCGAGAAGCTCGACGCGCTGGCGTCCGGCGGCACCGACGTGCGCTTCCTGTCCGGTCGCGTGCCGAGCCTCAACATCGAGTCGTCGTTCGGCCGCGCCTTCCCGCGCTTCTACATCCGCGGCTACGGCAACACCGACTTCCGCCTCAACACCTCGCAGCCGGTGTCGCTGGTCTATGACGACGTGGTGCAGGAGAACCCGATCCTGAAGGGCTTCCCGGTGTTCGACGTCGACCAGGTCGAAGTGCTGCGTGGCCCGCAGGGCTCGCTGTTCGGCCGCAACAGCCCGGCCGGCGTGGTCAAGTTCGGCTCCGTGCGCCCGTCGCAGGACCTGGGCGGCTACGGCAAGGTCGGCTACGGCAGCGACGACATGTGGAACTTCGAAGGCGCCATCGGCGGCGGCCTGACCGAGAACTGGTCGGCGCGCGCGTCGGTGCTGTTCCAGCGCCGCGACAACTGGGTCGAGAACACCTACCCGGGCCCGAACGACGGCTTCGAGGGGTACGACGAATCGGCCGCGCGCCTGCAGGCGCTGTACGAAGGCGACGGTTTCGAGGCGCTGTTCAACGTGCACGGCCGCCACCTCAACAGCACCGCGCGCCTGTTCCGCGCCAACATCATCAAGCCGGGCACCAACGACCTGGTCGACGGTTTCGACGAGGACAAGGTCGCGCTGGATGGCCTGAACTACACCGACCTCGACAGCCAGGGCGCCAGCGCCCGCCTGACCTGGGACCTGGGCAGCTACAAGCTGCACTCGATCACCGGCTACGAGTCGGTCGAAACCTACAGCCGCGGCGACATCGACGGCGGCAACGGATTCGACAATGCGTTCCTGGGTACCGTGGGCGAGCCGGGTTTCATTCCGTTCGCTTCGGAGACCGCCGACGGCATCCCCGAGCATTCGCAATGGACGCAGGAATTCCGCATCGAGTCCAACACCGGCACGGCGTTCGATTGGCAGGCCGGCCTGTTCTACTTCAGCGAAGACTACGACGTCGAAAGCTTCAGCTACGACTCCACCAACGGTGGCATCGAGGACGGCTACGAGCGCGTGAACCAGACCAACGATTCGTGGGCCGTGTTCGGCGCCGCGACCTGGCAGGCCACCGACGCGCTCGAACTGCGCGCCGGCATGCGCTACACGGTCGACAAGAAGGAGCTGGACGTCGAGGAGTATTACGCCAACGGATACGCGCCCTGCATCGGCCCGATCCTCGGCGATCCGACGACCGGCCCGAAGCGCTGCACCATGGCCGACCTGATCGCCCTTGAGCCGGATGGCGACCTGTCGGCCTCGCCGGAAGACAAGAAGTTCAGCTGGGACCTCTCGGGTACCTATGCGCTCAACGACGACGTGAACCTGTATGCGCGCGTCGCCACCGGCTACCGCGGCAGCAGCATCCAGGCCGCGAGTGCCTTCAACTTCAAGTCGGTGGCCGAGCCGGAAACCTCCACCTCGTATGAGATCGGCATCAAGGCCGACTTCTGGGACAAGCGCGCGCGCGTGAATGCCGGCGTCTTCTATTACGAGGTCAAGGACCAGCAACTCACCGCGGTCGGCGGTTCTTCCAACGCCAACGTGCTGATCAACGCCGAGAAGAGCGTCGGCCAGGGCTTCGAACTGGACTTCCAGGCCTACCTGACCGACTCGCTGCTGGTAACCCTGGGCAGCAGCTACAACGACACCGAGATCAAGGACGACGACCTGTCGGTTTCGGTCTGCGCGCAGTGCACCGTCACCGATCCGCGGGACGCCAGCGGCAAGGCGCTGATCGACGGCAACCCGCTGCCGCAGGCGCCGGAGTGGACCCACAACGTGACCGCACGTTGGGGCACGCCGATGGGCGAGGGCGGCGAGTTCTACGTCTTCACCGACTGGGCCTACCGTAGCGAAGTGAACTTCTTCCTGTACGAGTCGAAGGAATTCACCGGCCAGTCGCTGGTTGAAGGCGGCCTGCGCGTTGGCTACAGCTGGAACTACGGCAAGTACGACCTCGCCGTGTTCGGCCGCAACATCACCGACGAAGTAAAGGTCGTCG
- a CDS encoding amidohydrolase family protein, whose product MKRALALSLAMILAGTASAAETLRYVALVDNGKQAGHQIVTTGDDGVIRVDYLFKDNGRGPELKEEFKLAPDGTFGSYHVTGSTTFGAPVDESFGRDGNKAWWKSTSDNGAQEVEGTALYSPLGGTPAGFSVAFAALAKRTDGKLPLIPSGSLSTRKVAEAEVSNGKDTRKVQLLAITGVGLTPTFAWATQGESPRLFAFIVPGWVQLIEEGWAGNGVALEAKQKQAEADTLVAFQQRLAHPLKGSTLIRNTRVFDSEHATLGAASDVLVRDGRIVSVTPTGGAARADNVIDGGGRVLLPGMFDMHGHLGRWDGGLNIATGVTTVRDMGNDNATLQQIMAEEKAGTLLSTRIVPAGFIEGESQMSARNGFVIKNLDEAKQAVDWYAEHGYPQVKIYNSFPKALLRDTAAYAHGKGLRVSGHVPAFMRAQDVVEQGYDEIQHINQVLLNFLVDDKTDTRTLQRFYLPAEKVADLDFDSKPVQDFIATLAAKQTVIDPTLSTFEFLRQRAGQMPESYAPVAAHMPPDIQRGLKVAEMKIPDDATAARYDRSFRKMVEFVGRMYKAGVPIVAGTDAVPGFTVQSELEWYVRAGLTPAQVLQVATWNGAKYSRTLADRGSVTPGKLSDLVLIDGDPTKNISDIRNVAVVLKGDTAYYPSEIFDALGIKPFAAPAKVGAGR is encoded by the coding sequence ATGAAACGCGCATTGGCCCTGTCCCTGGCGATGATCCTCGCCGGCACCGCATCCGCCGCCGAAACGCTGCGCTACGTCGCCCTCGTCGACAACGGCAAGCAGGCCGGGCACCAGATCGTCACCACCGGCGACGACGGCGTCATCCGCGTCGACTACCTCTTCAAGGACAACGGCCGCGGTCCCGAGCTGAAGGAAGAATTCAAGCTCGCGCCGGACGGCACCTTCGGCAGTTACCACGTCACCGGCAGCACCACCTTCGGCGCACCGGTGGACGAATCCTTCGGCCGCGACGGCAACAAGGCATGGTGGAAGTCGACCTCCGACAACGGTGCGCAGGAGGTCGAAGGCACCGCGCTGTACTCGCCGCTCGGCGGTACGCCGGCCGGCTTCTCGGTCGCCTTCGCCGCGCTCGCCAAGCGCACCGACGGCAAGTTGCCGCTGATCCCCAGCGGCAGCCTCAGCACGCGCAAGGTGGCCGAGGCCGAAGTCAGCAACGGCAAGGACACGCGCAAGGTTCAGTTGCTCGCGATCACCGGGGTCGGCCTTACGCCGACGTTCGCCTGGGCGACGCAGGGCGAATCGCCGCGGCTGTTCGCTTTCATCGTCCCGGGCTGGGTGCAACTGATCGAGGAGGGCTGGGCCGGCAACGGCGTGGCGCTCGAAGCGAAGCAGAAGCAGGCCGAAGCCGACACGCTGGTCGCGTTCCAGCAGCGCCTGGCGCATCCGCTCAAGGGCAGCACGCTGATCCGCAACACGCGCGTGTTCGACAGCGAGCACGCGACGCTCGGTGCCGCGTCCGACGTGCTGGTGCGCGATGGCCGCATCGTTTCGGTGACGCCGACCGGCGGCGCGGCCAGGGCCGACAACGTCATCGACGGCGGCGGGCGCGTGCTGCTGCCGGGCATGTTCGACATGCACGGCCACCTGGGGCGCTGGGATGGCGGCCTGAACATCGCCACCGGCGTCACCACCGTGCGCGACATGGGCAACGACAACGCCACGCTGCAGCAGATCATGGCCGAGGAGAAGGCGGGTACGCTGCTGTCGACGCGGATCGTGCCGGCCGGCTTCATCGAGGGCGAAAGCCAGATGTCGGCGCGCAACGGCTTCGTGATCAAGAACCTGGACGAGGCGAAGCAGGCCGTCGACTGGTACGCGGAGCACGGCTACCCGCAGGTGAAGATCTACAACTCCTTCCCGAAGGCACTGCTGCGCGACACCGCCGCCTATGCGCACGGCAAGGGCCTGCGCGTCAGCGGCCACGTGCCGGCGTTCATGCGCGCGCAGGACGTGGTCGAGCAGGGCTACGACGAGATCCAGCACATCAACCAGGTGCTGCTGAACTTCCTCGTCGACGACAAGACCGACACGCGCACGCTGCAGCGCTTCTACCTGCCGGCCGAGAAGGTCGCCGACCTCGACTTCGACAGCAAGCCGGTGCAGGACTTCATCGCCACGCTGGCGGCGAAGCAGACCGTGATCGACCCGACCCTGTCGACGTTCGAATTCCTGCGCCAGCGCGCAGGCCAGATGCCGGAGAGCTACGCGCCGGTCGCCGCGCACATGCCGCCGGACATCCAGCGCGGGCTGAAGGTCGCCGAGATGAAGATCCCGGACGACGCGACCGCGGCGCGCTACGACAGGTCGTTCCGGAAGATGGTCGAGTTCGTCGGCCGCATGTACAAGGCGGGCGTGCCGATCGTCGCCGGCACCGACGCGGTGCCCGGCTTCACCGTGCAGAGCGAACTGGAGTGGTACGTCCGCGCCGGTCTGACCCCGGCACAGGTGCTGCAGGTCGCGACCTGGAACGGTGCCAAGTACTCGCGCACGCTGGCCGACCGCGGCTCCGTCACCCCGGGCAAATTGTCCGATCTGGTGCTGATCGACGGCGATCCGACGAAGAACATCTCCGATATCCGCAATGTCGCCGTGGTCCTGAAGGGCGACACGGCGTACTACCCGAGCGAGATCTTCGACGCCCTGGGGATCAAGCCCTTCGCCGCGCCGGCCAAGGTCGGCGCCGGCCGCTGA
- a CDS encoding CBS domain-containing protein: MNVMSVMTPDPACCTATTPLREVARMMLDHDCGQIPVVDAAQRPIGVVTDRDIAVRIVATGRNGNEATAADAMTMPVRTVTTETSLADCVCLMEADQIRRVPVVDAGGKLAGIVSIADLALAGKREATAEVVKEVSEPTRH, encoded by the coding sequence ATGAACGTCATGTCCGTGATGACGCCCGATCCCGCCTGCTGCACCGCCACCACGCCGCTGCGCGAAGTGGCCCGGATGATGCTCGACCACGATTGCGGCCAGATCCCGGTGGTCGACGCCGCGCAGCGACCGATCGGGGTGGTGACCGATCGCGACATCGCCGTGCGCATCGTCGCGACCGGACGCAACGGCAACGAGGCCACCGCTGCCGATGCGATGACCATGCCGGTGCGCACCGTCACTACCGAAACCAGCCTGGCCGACTGCGTCTGCCTGATGGAAGCCGACCAGATCCGCCGCGTGCCGGTGGTCGACGCCGGCGGCAAGCTGGCCGGCATCGTCTCCATCGCCGACCTCGCACTCGCGGGCAAGCGCGAGGCGACGGCCGAGGTGGTGAAGGAAGTCTCGGAGCCGACCCGGCATTAG
- a CDS encoding M3 family metallopeptidase — MKHRLALAVAIALASATAPALAQTATAQSASTVNQANPFSADSPLPLNYPQFDKITDSDFAPAFDAGMAAQLKEIDAIANNKAKPTFANTIVAMEKTGLTLDRATNVFFNLQGTIKDDARDKLELEYSPKFSAHRDAIALNPKLFARIKSLYDQRAKLKLDAADLRLLERRHDDFVRAGAALSEAQKTRIREINTEMSTLGTQFGQNVLAEVNDSAIVVDNRDDLKGLSDEQIAAAAEAAKARKLDGKYVIALLNTTGQPAEAQLENRALRERIYKASVNRGSRGNAWDNTAIVAKVVKLRAERAKLMGFDTAANFVLADETAANQDNVNKMLRQLAPAAVANAQREAADLQAMIDAEQKARKQPTFKLEPWDWAYYSEKVRQAKYNFDEAQLKPYFEMKNVLENGVFFAAHKLYGISFKERTDLPKYHPDTWTYDVYDKDGSLLSIFIFDPYARESKRGGAWMNTYVGQSALDGKKPVVANHLNIPKPSAGKPTLMTWDEVTTAFHEFGHALHGFFSDVKYPYFTMNVPRDFVEYPSQVNEMWADWPEILANYAKDYQTGAAMPKELLDKVIAASKFNQGFATTEYLGAAMLDQRWHQLPADQLPDASGVMAFEANALKADGIDYAPVPPRYRTPYFSHIMGGYAAGYYAYIWSEVLDANTVQYIKQHGGLTRENGDRMRQYVLAPGGQIEAGKLFPNFAGYEAKIGPLLEKRGLAEAPRTGSGEVDGNKAQGAK, encoded by the coding sequence ATGAAGCACCGTCTCGCGTTGGCCGTCGCCATCGCCCTCGCCTCGGCAACCGCCCCGGCCCTCGCCCAGACCGCCACTGCCCAGTCCGCCAGCACCGTGAATCAGGCCAATCCCTTCTCCGCCGACAGCCCGCTGCCGTTGAACTATCCGCAGTTCGACAAGATCACGGACAGCGACTTCGCCCCCGCCTTCGACGCCGGCATGGCCGCGCAGCTGAAGGAAATCGACGCGATCGCCAACAACAAGGCCAAGCCGACCTTCGCGAACACCATCGTGGCGATGGAGAAGACCGGCCTGACGCTGGACCGCGCGACCAACGTGTTCTTCAACCTGCAGGGCACCATCAAGGACGACGCCCGCGACAAGCTGGAACTCGAGTACTCGCCGAAGTTCTCGGCGCACCGCGACGCGATCGCGCTGAACCCGAAGCTGTTCGCGCGCATCAAGTCGCTGTACGACCAGCGCGCCAAGCTCAAGCTCGACGCCGCCGACCTGCGCCTGCTCGAGCGCCGCCATGACGATTTCGTGCGCGCCGGCGCCGCCCTGTCGGAGGCGCAGAAGACGCGCATCCGCGAGATCAACACCGAAATGTCGACGCTGGGCACGCAGTTCGGCCAGAACGTGCTGGCCGAAGTGAACGACTCGGCGATCGTGGTCGACAACCGCGACGACCTGAAGGGCCTGAGCGACGAACAGATCGCCGCCGCCGCCGAAGCCGCCAAGGCGCGCAAGCTCGACGGCAAGTACGTGATCGCCCTGCTCAACACCACCGGCCAGCCGGCCGAGGCGCAGCTGGAAAACCGCGCCCTGCGCGAGCGCATCTACAAGGCGTCGGTCAACCGCGGCAGCCGCGGCAATGCCTGGGACAACACCGCGATCGTCGCCAAGGTGGTGAAGCTGCGCGCCGAGCGCGCCAAGCTGATGGGCTTTGATACCGCCGCCAACTTCGTGCTGGCCGACGAGACCGCCGCGAACCAGGACAACGTCAACAAGATGCTGCGCCAGCTGGCGCCGGCCGCGGTGGCCAACGCCCAGCGCGAAGCCGCCGACCTGCAGGCGATGATCGACGCCGAGCAGAAGGCCAGGAAGCAGCCGACCTTCAAGCTCGAGCCGTGGGACTGGGCCTACTACAGCGAGAAGGTGCGCCAGGCCAAGTACAACTTCGACGAAGCGCAGCTCAAGCCGTACTTCGAGATGAAGAACGTGCTGGAGAACGGCGTGTTCTTCGCCGCGCACAAGCTGTACGGCATCAGCTTCAAGGAACGCACCGACCTGCCGAAGTACCACCCCGACACCTGGACCTACGACGTCTACGACAAGGACGGCAGCCTGCTGTCGATCTTCATCTTCGACCCGTACGCGCGCGAGTCCAAGCGCGGCGGCGCGTGGATGAACACCTACGTGGGCCAGTCGGCGCTGGACGGCAAGAAGCCGGTCGTCGCCAACCACCTCAACATCCCCAAGCCGTCGGCGGGCAAGCCCACGCTGATGACCTGGGATGAAGTGACCACCGCCTTCCACGAGTTCGGCCACGCCCTGCACGGCTTCTTCTCGGACGTGAAGTACCCGTACTTCACCATGAACGTGCCGCGCGACTTCGTCGAATACCCGTCGCAGGTCAACGAAATGTGGGCCGACTGGCCGGAAATCCTGGCCAACTACGCCAAGGACTACCAGACCGGCGCAGCGATGCCGAAGGAACTGCTGGACAAGGTGATCGCGGCCTCGAAGTTCAACCAGGGCTTCGCCACCACCGAGTACCTGGGTGCCGCGATGCTCGACCAGCGCTGGCACCAGCTGCCGGCCGACCAGCTGCCCGACGCCAGCGGCGTGATGGCCTTCGAAGCCAACGCATTGAAGGCCGACGGCATCGATTACGCGCCGGTCCCGCCGCGTTACCGCACGCCGTACTTCAGCCACATCATGGGCGGCTACGCAGCGGGCTACTACGCCTACATCTGGTCGGAAGTGCTCGACGCCAACACCGTGCAGTACATCAAGCAGCACGGCGGCCTGACCCGCGAGAACGGCGACCGCATGCGCCAGTACGTGCTCGCGCCGGGCGGCCAGATCGAAGCCGGCAAGCTGTTCCCGAACTTCGCCGGCTACGAGGCCAAGATCGGCCCGTTGCTGGAGAAGCGCGGCCTGGCCGAGGCGCCGCGCACCGGCAGCGGCGAGGTCGACGGCAACAAGGCGCAGGGCGCGAAGTAA
- the amaB gene encoding L-piperidine-6-carboxylate dehydrogenase encodes MTHPVLSALGLTENESGTFLGNGQWSATKDAGVLEPVNPTTGEVLGRVYASSQGDYDTIVERAQAVFKVWRTTPAPRRGEAIRLCADALRTHKDALGSLVALEMGKSKPEGDGEVQEMIDIGEFAVGLSRQLYGLTMHSERPGHRMYEQWHPIGIVGVISAFNFPVAVWAWNSFVAAICGDITIWKPSPKTPLSAIAAMKICNEALKKGGFPDIFFLFNDAGSELAQQFVDDKRVPLISFTGSTKVGRMVGERVAQRMGRSLLELGGNNAIIVDQTADLKLAIPAIVFGAVGTAGQRCTTTRRLFVHESMYDEVLGKLVTAYKQVEGKIGDPTDPKNLMGPLNSQDGVNAYLDAVEKAKAAGGKIETGGAAIEGKGNFVLPTIVTGLTNDAQIVQHETFAPILYVMKFKTIDEAIDMQNAVPQGLSSAIFTTNLKAAEAFLAASGSDCGIANVNIGTSGAEIGGAFGGEKETGGGRESGSDSWKAYMRRQTNTINYSDSLPLAQGIKFDL; translated from the coding sequence ATGACCCACCCCGTCCTCAGCGCCCTCGGCCTGACCGAAAACGAATCCGGCACCTTCCTCGGCAACGGCCAGTGGTCGGCCACAAAGGACGCGGGCGTGCTGGAGCCGGTCAACCCGACCACGGGTGAAGTGCTCGGCCGCGTCTACGCCTCCTCGCAGGGCGACTACGACACCATCGTCGAGCGCGCCCAGGCCGTCTTCAAGGTGTGGCGCACCACCCCGGCCCCGCGCCGCGGCGAAGCCATCCGCCTGTGCGCCGACGCGCTGCGCACGCACAAGGACGCGCTGGGTTCGCTGGTCGCGCTGGAAATGGGCAAGTCCAAGCCGGAAGGCGACGGCGAAGTGCAGGAAATGATCGACATCGGCGAATTCGCCGTCGGCCTGTCGCGCCAGCTGTACGGCCTGACCATGCACTCCGAGCGCCCGGGCCACCGCATGTACGAGCAGTGGCACCCGATCGGCATCGTCGGCGTGATCTCGGCGTTCAACTTCCCGGTCGCGGTGTGGGCGTGGAACTCGTTCGTCGCCGCCATCTGCGGTGACATCACCATCTGGAAGCCGTCGCCGAAGACCCCGCTCTCGGCGATCGCCGCGATGAAGATCTGCAACGAGGCACTGAAGAAGGGCGGCTTCCCCGACATCTTCTTCCTGTTCAACGACGCCGGCAGCGAGCTGGCGCAGCAGTTCGTCGACGACAAGCGCGTCCCGCTGATCAGCTTCACCGGTTCGACCAAGGTCGGCCGCATGGTCGGCGAGCGCGTCGCCCAGCGCATGGGCCGCTCGCTGCTCGAGCTCGGCGGCAACAACGCGATCATCGTCGACCAGACCGCCGACCTGAAGCTGGCGATCCCGGCGATCGTGTTCGGCGCCGTCGGCACCGCCGGCCAGCGTTGCACCACCACGCGCCGCCTGTTCGTGCACGAGTCGATGTACGACGAAGTGCTGGGCAAGCTGGTCACCGCGTACAAGCAGGTCGAAGGCAAGATCGGCGATCCGACCGACCCGAAGAACCTGATGGGCCCGCTCAACAGCCAGGACGGCGTCAACGCCTACCTCGACGCCGTCGAGAAGGCCAAGGCCGCGGGCGGCAAGATCGAAACCGGCGGCGCCGCGATCGAGGGCAAGGGCAACTTCGTCCTGCCGACGATCGTCACCGGCCTCACCAACGACGCGCAGATCGTCCAGCACGAGACCTTCGCACCGATCCTGTACGTGATGAAGTTCAAGACCATCGACGAAGCCATCGACATGCAGAACGCCGTGCCGCAGGGCCTGTCGTCGGCGATCTTCACCACCAACCTCAAGGCGGCCGAAGCGTTCCTGGCCGCGTCGGGTTCGGACTGCGGCATCGCCAACGTCAACATCGGCACCTCGGGTGCGGAAATCGGCGGCGCCTTCGGTGGCGAGAAGGAAACCGGCGGCGGCCGCGAATCGGGTTCGGATTCGTGGAAGGCGTATATGCGCCGCCAGACCAACACCATCAACTACTCCGACTCGCTGCCGCTCGCGCAGGGCATCAAGTTCGACCTGTAA
- a CDS encoding quinone-dependent dihydroorotate dehydrogenase, which translates to MYGLARPFLFGMDAERAHTLTLDALELAYRSGLNPLLARKPEPLPTRAFGLSFPNPVGLAAGLDKNGAHIDALLALGFGFVEIGTVTPKPQPGNPKPRMFRLESRHAVINRLGFNNEGIDVVVRNLERAKRRGLVGVNIGKNKDTPNDAAEGDYMYCLSRVYPLADYVTINISSPNTAGLRELQEEQSLRRLIGTLREEQERLRAKHGKHVPMLVKVAPDLSESDVDAAARVLSDLYVDGVIATNTTVSRFLVEGARHAEETGGLSGEPLMGTATAVLRMLRTRLPEEIPLIGVGGVMSGADAATKQAAGATLVQLYTGLVYRGPDLIRECVEALRRRKEAPSRGHLPPEV; encoded by the coding sequence ATGTACGGACTCGCGCGCCCCTTCCTGTTCGGCATGGATGCCGAGCGTGCGCATACGCTCACGCTCGACGCCCTCGAGCTCGCCTACCGCAGCGGGCTCAATCCGCTGCTGGCGCGCAAGCCCGAGCCGCTGCCGACCCGGGCCTTCGGCCTGAGCTTCCCCAACCCGGTCGGCCTCGCCGCCGGGCTGGACAAGAACGGCGCGCACATCGACGCGCTGCTGGCGCTGGGGTTCGGCTTCGTCGAGATCGGCACGGTCACGCCCAAGCCGCAGCCGGGCAACCCGAAGCCGCGCATGTTCCGGCTGGAAAGCCGCCACGCGGTGATCAACCGCCTGGGCTTCAACAACGAAGGCATCGACGTCGTCGTCCGCAACCTCGAGCGCGCCAAGCGCCGCGGCCTGGTCGGCGTCAACATCGGCAAGAACAAGGACACGCCGAACGACGCGGCCGAAGGCGACTACATGTACTGCCTGTCGCGGGTGTATCCGCTCGCCGACTACGTCACCATCAACATCTCCTCGCCCAACACCGCCGGCCTGCGCGAACTGCAGGAAGAGCAGTCCCTGCGCCGCCTGATCGGCACCCTGCGCGAGGAACAGGAACGCCTGCGCGCCAAGCACGGCAAGCACGTGCCGATGCTGGTGAAGGTTGCGCCGGACCTGAGCGAAAGCGACGTCGACGCCGCCGCGCGCGTGCTGAGCGACCTCTACGTCGATGGCGTGATCGCCACCAACACCACGGTGTCGCGCTTCCTCGTGGAAGGCGCCCGCCACGCGGAGGAAACCGGCGGCCTCTCCGGCGAACCGCTGATGGGCACGGCCACCGCCGTCCTGCGCATGCTGCGCACGCGCCTGCCGGAAGAGATCCCGCTGATCGGCGTCGGCGGCGTGATGTCCGGCGCGGATGCCGCGACCAAGCAGGCCGCCGGCGCCACGCTGGTCCAGCTTTACACCGGCCTGGTCTATCGCGGCCCCGACCTCATCCGGGAATGTGTCGAAGCACTGCGCCGCCGCAAGGAAGCACCCAGCCGCGGCCACCTGCCACCCGAAGTCTGA
- the murB gene encoding UDP-N-acetylmuramate dehydrogenase has translation MTDSIRIARDASLQSRNTFGVAATAPVLVEVSDASALPALFADPEFGDRLALVLGGGSNLLFAGNPDGVVLALTGKRVAHLDEATTNGHTIVRADAGVEWHDFVMRTLRHGFAGLENLALIPGTVGAAPIQNIGAYGAEVREFIHAVDAFEPATGQMHRFDADGCAFAYRDSLFKQQPDRYIVTAVEFALPRAPALKLDYAGIREELAHMGVASPTPLHVADAVIAIRRRKLPDPAVVGNAGSFFKNPIVPAVQAEALKAQHEALPLFRGSSEATRKLSAAWLIDQCGWKGHRDGDAGVAASHALVLVNHGQATGAQLLALARRIAASVQERFGVAIEPEPRVIGAAW, from the coding sequence ATGACTGACTCCATCCGCATCGCCCGCGACGCCTCCCTGCAATCCCGGAATACCTTTGGCGTCGCGGCGACGGCTCCCGTGCTGGTGGAAGTGTCCGATGCAAGCGCCCTGCCCGCCCTCTTCGCCGATCCCGAATTCGGCGACCGGCTGGCGCTGGTGCTGGGCGGCGGCAGCAACCTGCTGTTCGCGGGCAATCCCGACGGCGTGGTGCTGGCGCTGACCGGCAAGCGCGTGGCGCACCTCGACGAAGCCACCACCAACGGCCACACCATCGTCCGCGCCGACGCCGGCGTGGAGTGGCACGACTTCGTGATGCGCACGCTGCGCCACGGCTTCGCCGGGCTGGAGAACCTCGCCCTCATCCCCGGCACCGTCGGCGCCGCGCCGATCCAGAACATCGGCGCGTACGGCGCGGAAGTGCGTGAGTTCATCCACGCGGTGGATGCGTTCGAACCCGCGACCGGGCAGATGCACCGCTTCGATGCGGACGGTTGCGCCTTCGCCTACCGCGACAGCCTGTTCAAGCAGCAGCCCGACCGCTACATCGTCACCGCGGTGGAATTCGCACTGCCGCGCGCACCCGCGCTGAAACTCGATTACGCCGGCATCCGCGAAGAACTCGCGCACATGGGCGTGGCGTCGCCGACGCCGCTGCACGTCGCCGACGCGGTGATCGCGATCCGCCGGCGCAAGCTGCCCGACCCCGCGGTGGTCGGCAACGCCGGCAGCTTCTTCAAGAATCCCATCGTGCCCGCGGTGCAGGCCGAGGCGCTGAAGGCGCAGCACGAAGCGCTGCCGCTGTTCCGCGGCAGCAGCGAGGCCACCCGCAAGCTCTCGGCCGCGTGGCTGATCGACCAGTGCGGCTGGAAGGGGCACCGCGACGGCGATGCCGGCGTGGCCGCCTCGCACGCACTGGTACTGGTGAACCACGGCCAGGCCACGGGCGCGCAACTGCTCGCGCTGGCGCGGCGGATCGCCGCCTCGGTGCAGGAACGATTCGGCGTCGCCATCGAGCCCGAACCCCGCGTGATCGGCGCCGCCTGGTGA